The window TTCTTACTCAATGTGAGAtgttctttttatatattttaggGGAGGGGATTCTACAAGGTCAGAGCTTCAACCACATCTTCTGGGTCCTACAACCTCACCAAACTTTATCATGGTAAGATCAGTTAACGTTTAAATTTCTCACAAGACTCTGGACTAAGAATGTAAGAATGTAAAAATTGTAGTGTTCTTGAGATGTAGGCTATATGTGTGCTTGTGCAGACACAGTATCTAGGAATGTATTCACCAGCACAGTTTGTCCTTATAATCCAAACTATTGAAAGATGTTACATGCAGCCCTGATgtctctcttcctggttctcCCTCTTCCCTCTACTTGCTGCACACCTGAGTGCAATTTACActcggggaggaggagggggatttggaggagcaggaagagggcGCTTtgaaattctctttttttttttaacaaactgtCTGCTCTTCTTCTGGGCTATTCTGCATTTATTTCAGAAGTGATCTCTCAGGGCGAGTCTGTGCACTTAGCTGTGAATCTCTGGGTCTCTGCGCGCGTTGCTGAGCCTGCATCCATTCACatttttctgtaaagtgtccatcattattaactaatccattcatacacattcacacgccgctgaTGTAGTAcaaggagcaatttggggttaagggTCTTGCCACATCAAGGACAAATCAACTGTGACTGCATGCAATGGGAACCAATTGACGACGACACAGCCATCCCATCACCATAGCATCATGCTTTTCAAACATCCtttgaaaacatctgaaaagatttctgtgtttgtcattaCAGCtgcttgtaaaaaataaaacctcctCAAGCATCACACACTGAAGCACTGCGTAGCGGTGAGTATGTCTTACCCGTAGGTACTGAGGTGATGGAGGAgcatacacacagctgttcaTGATGTAGGTCCGACAGCTGAGCTCCTGTCCTTTAGTCTTCACTGGGAGCTCCACTGGACTGTACGCACCCAATGTCACATTCTCCTGACtgagtgtgtgcacacaaacacacatcatatGGTAAATTTCAGGTTCACAAAAAAACGTTGAAGGACATGTAGAAGTTCCTAAAAGAAAACCCCCTTACCTGTCCAGGGACTCGAGGTCTGTCATGTTCATCCTCCACACCACCCCCCATACCTCGTCTCCAGGGCTCTTCTCGATGGTAGCCACACCACCGTGCCACCGGTCACTTGCCAGGCCTTTATAGTTCCCAAACACCAGTTTATATTCCTGAGTAATAAGATGAGTCGGTATGAGAGAGTACAGGTCATAAAGGACGTAACATTGATGGTCCAGATGTTAGTCTGTACCTTGAGCCGGGCCACACAGTGGACCGTGGCAGACGGGTTCTTCAGCTGAAGGCGCTCCTTCAGCAGGTTACTGCCATAAGCAAAGTACAGGAAGGTGTGGTTATTCTCCATGTTGTTCCTGAACGGGAAGAGGAAGgataaagatgaagatgaaggtgaaagaggagaagagaggagtcGAGTGTTCAGAGGAgagaagctgagagagagagagcgagctgcAGAGTGACAGAACACCTTCCAGCACTCACACACCATTCTCATGCTAATCCCTCAACTAACACTGAGGCCTATTCAAACTCACAATACATTGTTAGACTCAtgccaaccacacacacacacacacacacacacacacacacacaaacacacacacacacacataatcgtGTGTTGCTCTTAGCGTTGGGCAATGAgccaaattaaataaaacacaccttCACAGTTATCTCATAGCTAAGTAGAACTTTATATTAGAGTGTGTTTACCTTGACTTAATAAAGTGGAGATAGTGCATAACAACAGAGTCATATTTGGGCTACAAAAGATGCTTCAGAGgtgtgttttgtattgaaaaaCAGTCAAATTGGATGTAATTGGGTGaagtttgtctttatttatactATTTGTAGCCTATATAAACTCATGACAACTGCCTACATGCCAGTTTAGACTGGgccaaaaataaacacaattcaCACTGCAGGCTATTTGATCAGCTCGCTAATGGAAAAGTAAACTAAAGTGTTTTATTACATAATGAGATCCTGTTAGAGTTGCCCGCTCACACTCTTCTCTGCTTGGAGATGAAAACCAATTTTTTTCTTACAGCAGATGATTCTTGAATTCAAACTCTATATATTAGATAATCCTAAAACCTgagaatcagaaaaaaaaaactgattttagGCTGGTTTGGATTTAAATATCCCAAGTAACTTCCACAGTCTCTTAGACGAGCCCCCTAACCTCTGGTGTTCCCCAGGGCTCCATCCTCAGCCCCCTGTTTTTCTACATATTGCTACTGGGACGTACCAAAGGTTCACACAACATTGAGTGAAAATGTCTGTTTATAAGACAGCTATTTTAATTGCCTTTTAAAGCAATTTTAAGAGTATTTTTTTATAACATTGAAATGTTGGTCATGAAGCACTTTAAAATAAGTGGAAATTCTGATGTTGATTCTTTTTACCAAATAgataaacaaaatgtgttttaaatatgtCCAACTGTTCCTGGCATCTCTCACTGACGCAACATCTGACATTCAAATTCTCATTGTGagcaacattaaataaataatcgtCTTTCAATGGTATGGTGAAATAGCTGATggatgtaagtgtgtgtttgtatattttcagtttgtcaaGAACCAGACGTTCcagttgtttttattctttcacTCTTTCAAGGACCAGCATCCCAAAGACTGAAACAGTTGGGCTGTAAGGTCAAAGTTGGTGTTCAATTTTtcccactagatggcagcacatacacacaggacTAAATAACTGTGTATCATCATTTACACAAAGGGAAGGAGCTGCAGTGAGTCGCTCTCTTTGGTAACTGATATTAATGCACACTCAAAGTCCATGGTCACTTTAACTTGCCATTCACTGCACATCATTTCTGGATTGTCATAATTCACCtcaatgtttacattattcttGTAAATACCTCCtattgttattttgtttgtatttatcttaCCTATTCTATTTAGATGTTTGAATTACCTACTTCTCTGTCTTGCTGCTACAATGCCTACATTTCTCCCATGGGGATCAATAATgtattatcttatctttaaaGGTTTCCTAACAATCACacatttttcatacattttaatcAGTAGTGTCTGCACTGTTTACACCGACCTACACATTGTCCCCAGACGGTAAGAAGGTTCCAGGTTCTAAACCCTGTAGGACAGGGCTTTTGTgttgagtctgcatgttctcccagTGGACTCAGGGGTTCCTCCTGGCTCAGCCTTCCTCCCACACTCCAAAGACATGGGCCCTTTCCAAATAGTCACAGGTCAGTATACAGTATGTACTATTCTgtaggagtttcagtatactgaaccctcgtggtcattcagtatgtatattttgggtccacctcagtatactgaacatttcagtatggatactaacttccgggtttcatgcagtatggatcagatgcgtgctttcatgaaattaattgtattttacccacaatgctgtacgaaattaaatgtaaatcgtcacttcacgtccgcctccaaatcaaaacaaacgagcgtggattaatttaatcaatttttaatcttaaattaaagtcccgactgaaatcactactttcaattaacaacagaaaatataacaaatatctgcattattataaaacctttccccctctatttaaataatgatttcactatttaaataatgatttcactatttaaatgtgtctttattggtttattttatattctgtatattactgtctttcatttgtacttttctttatgtactgtatgttatttagttatttaatcttttacttgatttacattgtgatattgttttgtttacctgactgtatatgcgcattactcttctggAAGAAAgctaaacaaaagaaaacaaaaaaaaacaggtgaatgcggtcggttcgggtaacgtaaatgatgtcacttccttactgaatgaatcagatgaagtaggcacaaatatctgcctgaatagtaggtactaacagtatacagcacagatagtagcTAGTACTTGGCAGTTCGGATACAGCCATGCATTAGGTTCATGTGTGACTCTTAGTTGTCTGCAGTGTGACCagttgtttgtctctgtttgtaagccctgtgattggctggtgacaTTGAAGTCCAGGGTATAACCCCGCCTCGCTGGGATCGACTGCAGCCCCCCTGTAAACCTCAACAGGATAAGAAGTAAAGCTAGTGGATTGaaacagcctcaagtggacacctgTGGTAGTTTTTTGGCACTTCAGTGTTCATTTTTGAGCCTTTGATGTTGCAGCCAGCGGACTTTTTATCCGAGATAGATACACAAGGTTTTAGTGCACGgaataagaaaatgtaaaattaaaaaagacttCACAAAGGCTTGTTAATTAATTCAACTAATCAAGTTTATTATTCCATTATAATGGAACTTTTTCTGCTATAAAGTTGGAAATAGtaaacaggggcgtgtccagactatTTTATCCGGAGTGGCCTTACCTGGGGTCTACCTgggacttatgcaggggtggccttaCCTGGGGTACTGATTTATGCAGGGATGGCACATTTGAATGAAATTAAAAACGTTTAGTTTTGTATCCCCACTAATGATCTGTACTTATGAATAACATGATTTGGCAACATATAAATCATCTTAGCCGGATTCTTTAAGGACTAAAAAActcttgtgtaaaaaaaaaaaagtcacaattttAAGTACTTTGTAAGCAAACTCTCaacttgcaaaaatacatttattggcaaTTAAGTCCATTGCCACTTAGATAGTGTGCACAAGTTTTTCCTTGGAACTTTTAAAGAGCAGAGTATTTATTTAGTTGATTTGTatttaagtcccgcctctgatttggtaaatagccaatcatagagTAGGCctttggggtggcacctggggtggccaatcagatttcacaGGGGGCTCATGCCATCCCGGCCACCcgtctggacacacccctgacTGTAAAATGTGGCTCTTttgggattgactcactttggGATACTGCCTCCAATGGATACAAAAAGCAGTTTTCAGTTGTTCAATATTGACTTCACTTTTCAGATCTGATGTCACTCCTTTGGTAAACATTAAGGTTAACCTCAGTGGTATCCTCGCATCTCCTTTTTGCAGAGATGACATCACTTCTTTAATCCGCTCACACTTCAGCACTAAAAAACTGTAACCACAAACAGGAGCTCCAGACTcaaaatgaatttattttttaggcTCAAAGTGGtgaaaaatatgacattttgatAAACTCGACAGTGACATTTAACTTGAAAGATAAAGTACCCATTACATGTTCGGTATGGAAATTAAtgaaactgatttattttgcaATTACAATTGTCGTGTTGTAAGCAGCTCAAATAATTTAGAAGatataaacagtttttaaagagacaattctgaaaacaaagagaatCTGCATGAAGGGACAATGAGTGAAACATTTGGCAGACCTGACTGCTGCAGAGTACATATCTGAGTGAGATATTAAGCTTCTATAGTGTCTCACGGATTAACTGTCTGCACAAACAGAGTGATTGATTCGGGGGTATTTGCTAGAGATACATTTGGCTAAATAGTTTAtcactcctcacacacacacacacacacacacac is drawn from Labrus bergylta chromosome 8, fLabBer1.1, whole genome shotgun sequence and contains these coding sequences:
- the ggctb gene encoding gamma-glutamylcyclotransferase; this translates as MVCECWKVFCHSAARSLSLSFSPLNTRLLSSPLSPSSSSLSFLFPFRNNMENNHTFLYFAYGSNLLKERLQLKNPSATVHCVARLKEYKLVFGNYKGLASDRWHGGVATIEKSPGDEVWGVVWRMNMTDLESLDSQENVTLGAYSPVELPVKTKGQELSCRTYIMNSCVYAPPSPQYLRVIVMGAEQNGLPKDYQEKLRAIKTNMYEGPLPMMNELDRIRRAKERDLQGCDDGRVQVHFLL